A genomic window from Vitis riparia cultivar Riparia Gloire de Montpellier isolate 1030 chromosome 16, EGFV_Vit.rip_1.0, whole genome shotgun sequence includes:
- the LOC117932971 gene encoding plastid division protein PDV1: MKWEMEIEEIEAILEKIWDLHDKLSDAIHSISRFHFLNSIKSLRKSDKSKPLNDVDENRFGFVYAKDFRVEDDDLAIQEAKSLNAIRTALENLEDQLEFFHTVQVHQQAERDAAIARLEQSRIVLAIRLSEHHGKKYKVIEEAMAFVGDVRDAGPFVLPDNLFGPPASLPGKNAAPHEEKRSNFLIKVLISCFNFGKKSLKLDHMGGILGNAALVAVSMLALLHLNQVTYKDKIVLEPPQKREDNIYRNRNMKRTSRVESSSLSSELNQLDVLYARG, from the exons ATGAAATGGGAAATGGAGATCGAAGAAATCGAGGCAATTCTCGAGAAAATTTGGGACCTGCACGACAAACTAAGCGACGCAATCCACTCAATTTCCCgatttcattttctcaattccATCAAATCCCTTAGAAAATCCGACAAAAGTAAACCCCTCAACGACGTCGATGAGAATCGGTTTGGTTTCGTATACGCCAAGGATTTTAGGGTCGAAGACGATGACTTGGCGATTCAAGAGGCTAAGAGTCTCAATGCCATCAGAACCGCTCTCGAGAACCTCGAAGACCAGCTCGAGTTCTTCCAC ACTGTACAGGTACATCAACAAGCAGAGAGGGATGCTGCAATTGCACGACTAGAACAAAGTCGGATTGTTCTTGCAATTAGGTTGTCTGAACACCATGGCAAGAAGTACAAAGTCATTGAAGAAGCTATGGCATTTGTGGGAGATGTTCGTGATGCAGGTCCCTTTGTTTTACCTGATAATCTCTTTGGTCCTCCAGCAAGTCTCCCTGGGAAGAACGCTGCACCCCATGAAGAGAAGAGGTCAAATTTTCTCATCAAAGTTCTCATTTCTTGTTTCAATTTCGGGAAGAAATCACTTAAATTGGATCATATGGGTGGGATCCTTGGTAATGCTGCTCTAGTTGCCGTTAGCATGCTTGCACTGCTACATCTGAATCAAGTAACTTACAAGGACAAAATTGTATTAGAACCTCCACAGAAGCGAGAAGATAATATCTACAGAAATCGAAATATGAAGAGAACTTCTCGGGTTGAGAGTTCTTCTTTAAGTAGTGAACTGAACCAGTTGGATGTGTTGTATGCCAGGGGCTAA
- the LOC117933392 gene encoding inorganic phosphate transporter 1-11-like — protein MSNSLAVLHALDSARTQWYHITAIIIAGMGFFTDAYDLFCISTISKLLGRLYYYDHAKPGKPGKLPHNVNNAVVGVALFGTLTGQLVFGWMGDKLGRKRVYGFTLILMVVCAICSGLSFGYSPKAVIITLCFFRFWLGFGIGGDYPLSATIMSEYANKKTRGAFIAAVFAMQGMGIIFAGLVSMILSKLFLLKYETVSFREDPVRSTQRQADYLWRIVLMLGALPALLTYYWRMKMPETGRYTALIEGNAKQAAADMGRVLEIEIQEEADKVAEFKAANEYSLWSREFFNRHGLHLIGTMSTWFLLDIAFYSQNLTQKDIFPAMNLVNKDYQVSALREMFETSRAMFVVALLGTFPGYWFTVFFIERIGRYIIQLVGFFMMSLFMLIIGIKYEYLRDENKWLFAVLYGLTFFFANFGPNSTTFVLPAELFPTRVRSTCHAMSAAAGKAGAMIGAFVVATYTLDGKANEIRVAMITMACTNMLGFFCTFLVTETKGRSLEEISGEDGGNNETQMPSTPSK, from the coding sequence ATGTCTAACAGTCTTGCTGTGCTACATGCCCTTGATTCAGCCCGAACACAATGGTACCACATCACCGCCATCATCATCGCCGGCATGGGCTTCTTCACCGACGCCTATGACCTCTTCTGCATCTCCACCATCTCCAAACTCTTGGGCCGTCTCTACTACTACGACCATGCCAAGCCTGGAAAGCCCGGCAAGCTCCCCCACAACGTCAATAATGCCGTTGTCGGTGTTGCCCTGTTCGGAACCCTAACAGGACAGTTGGTGTTTGGCTGGATGGGGGACAAGCTCGGCCGGAAAAGAGTTTATGGCTTCACTCTCATTCTTATGGTTGTTTGTGCTATTTGCTCCGGTCTGTCATTTGGGTATAGCCCAAAAGCTGTAATCATTACACTTTGTTTCTTCAGGTTCTGGCTAGGGTTTGGGATTGGTGGAGACTATCCCCTTTCCGCAACGATCATGTCGGAGTATGCGAATAAAAAGACTCGTGGGGCTTTTATTGCGGCAGTGTTTGCTATGCAGGGCATGGGGATCATTTTTGCGGGGCTGGTTTCCATGATTCTCTCGAAGCTCTTCCTCCTCAAGTATGAGACTGTGTCATTCAGAGAGGATCCTGTGCGTTCTACTCAACGTCAGGCGGATTATCTGTGGCGGATCGTGCTGATGCTCGGAGCCTTGCCGGCACTTTTAACGTACTACTGGAGAATGAAGATGCCGGAAACTGGTCGGTACACTGCCCTTATAGAAGGAAATGCTAAACAAGCTGCTGCAGACATGGGTCGGGTTCTTGAGATTGAAATCCAAGAGGAAGCAGATAAAGTGGCAGAGTTTAAGGCTGCTAACGAGTACTCATTATGGTCGAGAGAGTTCTTTAATCGCCATGGGCTTCACCTGATAGGCACAATGAGCACCTGGTTCTTGTTGGACATAGCCTTCTACAGCCAAAACCTAACTCAGAAGGATATTTTTCCGGCGATGAACCTGGTAAATAAAGATTATCAAGTCAGTGCTCTCCGGGAAATGTTCGAGACATCCAGGGCCATGTTTGTGGTGGCCTTGCTGGGGACTTTTCCGGGATATTGGTTCACAGTTTTCTTCATTGAACGGATTGGCCGATACATCATCCAGCTTGTGGGGTTCTTCATGATGTCCTTATTCATGCTGATCATAGGAATCAAGTACGAATACCTCAGGGACGAGAACAAATGGCTGTTTGCAGTCCTATATGGGCTGACCTTCTTCTTTGCCAATTTCGGTCCAAACAGCACAACTTTTGTTCTTCCGGCCGAGCTGTTCCCGACCCGAGTGAGATCAACATGCCATGCAATGAGCGCTGCGGCCGGGAAGGCTGGGGCTATGATCGGGGCATTTGTGGTGGCGACCTATACTTTGGATGGTAAAGCTAATGAAATTAGGGTAGCCATGATAACCATGGCCTGTACAAATATGCTAGGGTTCTTCTGCACATTCTTGGTGACGGAGACCAAAGGCCGATCCCTGGAGGAAATATCAGGCGAGGATGGAGGTAATAATGAAACCCAGATGCCTAGCACACcatcaaaataa
- the LOC117934202 gene encoding inorganic phosphate transporter 1-11-like has protein sequence MSDGLAVLHALDSARTQWYHITAIVIAGMGFFTDAYDLFCISTVTKLLGRLYYYDPTKNKPGKLPHSVNNFVVGVALVGTLSGQLVFGWLGDKLGRKKVYGMTLILMSICAICSGLSFGFSNKSVITTLCFFRFWLGFGIGGDYPLSATIMSEYANKKTRGAFIAAVFAMQGVGIVFAGLVSMILSKLFLLKYETVSFDDDHILSTQPEADYLWRIVLMLGALPALLTYYWRMKMPETGRYTALIEGNAKQAAADMGRVLEIEIQAEADKVAEFKAANEYSLWSREFFNRHGRHLIGTMSTWFLLDIAFYSQNLTQKDIFPAMNLVNQDHEVSALREMFETSRAMFVVAMLGTFPGYWFTVFFIDRIGRYIIQLVGFFMMSLFMLIIGIKYEYLRDDHTWLFAVLYGLTFFFANFGPNSTTFVLPAELFPTRVRSTCHALSAAAGKAGAMIGAFVVATYTLDGKANEIRIAMITMACTNILGFFCTFLVTETKGRSLEEISGEDGGINETQMASRPS, from the coding sequence ATGTCTGACGGTCTCGCTGTGCTACATGCTCTTGATTCAGCTCGAACACAATGGTACCACATCACCGCCATCGTCATCGCCGGCATGGGCTTCTTCACCGATGCCTATGATCTCTTCTGCATCTCCACCGTCACCAAACTCCTCGGCCGCCTTTACTACTATGACCCCACTAAAAATAAGCCTGGGAAGCTCCCCCACAGTGTTAACAACTTTGTGGTTGGGGTTGCCCTAGTAGGAACCCTATCAGGCCAACTAGTATTTGGCTGGCTTGGTGACAAACTTGGCCGGAAAAAAGTTTATGGCATGACTCTCATTCTTATGTCCATTTGTGCCATCTGCTCTGGCCTATCCTTCGGCTTCAGCAATAAATCTGTAATCACTACACTTTGTTTCTTCAGATTCTGGCTAGGGTTTGGAATTGGAGGTGACTATCCTCTCTCCGCAACGATCATGTCGGAGTatgcaaataaaaaaactcGTGGGGCTTTTATTGCAGCCGTGTTTGCTATGCAGGGCGTGGGGATCGTTTTTGCAGGGCTGGTTTCCATGATTCTCTCGAAGCTCTTCCTCCTCAAGTATGAGACTGTGTCATTCGACGATGATCATATACTTTCTACACAACCTGAGGCAGATTATCTATGGCGGATCGTGCTGATGCTTGGAGCCTTGCCTGCGCTTTTAACATACTATTGGAGAATGAAGATGCCGGAGACCGGTCGGTACACTGCCCTTATTGAAGGAAATGCTAAACAAGCTGCTGCAGACATGGGTAGGGTTCTTGAGATTGAAATCCAAGCTGAAGCAGATAAAGTGGCAGAGTTTAAGGCTGCTAACGAGTACTCATTATGGTCGAGAGAGTTCTTTAATCGCCATGGGCGTCACCTGATAGGCACAATGAGCACCTGGTTCTTGTTGGACATAGCCTTCTACAGCCAAAACCTAACTCAGAAGGATATTTTTCCGGCGATGAACCTGGTAAATCAAGATCATGAAGTCAGTGCTCTCCGGGAAATGTTCGAGACATCCAGGGCCATGTTTGTGGTGGCAATGCTGGGGACTTTTCCGGGATACTGGTTCACAGTTTTCTTCATTGACCGGATTGGCCGATACATCATCCAGCTTGTGGGGTTCTTCATGATGTCCTTATTCATGCTGATAATAGGAATCAAGTACGAATACCTCAGGGACGATCATACATGGCTGTTTGCAGTCCTATATGGGCTGACCTTCTTCTTCGCCAATTTCGGTCCAAACAGCACAACTTTTGTTCTTCCGGCCGAGCTGTTCCCGACCCGAGTGAGATCAACATGCCATGCACTGAGCGCTGCGGCCGGGAAGGCTGGGGCTATGATCGGGGCATTTGTGGTGGCGACCTATACTTTGGATGGTAAAGCTAATGAAATTAGGATAGCCATGATAACCATGGCCTGTACAAACATACTAGGTTTCTTCTGCACATTCTTGGTGACGGAGACCAAAGGCCGATCCCTCGAGGAAATATCAGGCGAGGATGGAGGTATTAATGAAACCCAGATGGCTAGCAGACCATCTTAA